A window of the Butyricimonas faecalis genome harbors these coding sequences:
- a CDS encoding MutS-related protein, translating into MSFETDKQTLDDLNLLGKYKNNSVYSLYVGTVTRGGERKMEDMFLHPLTDAKSINERSAVFRYFRDHDFGFPFGKDEFDVVEQYIAGASGKRAFMNMLQVLRAKAMFYISHDPEFGIIRDRIVTSIEFFRKARTYFDELGRDVAGNPFQKIAERGKALLNDSRVTKLLENTRRENPGLMDMLFFDRNLRCVCHKNFKEIVELLQEIDVNVVVGSVAREKKFCFAEAADDGEILVAVKGLHHPRIDGAISNDLEVTATKNVFFLTGANMAGKSTLMKSFGISVYLAHMGFPVAATSMKFRIQDGMYTSINVPDNINLGYSHFYAEVLRVKKVAIEVSRDKRLVVIFDELFKGTNVKDAFDATLAVTEAIAERKNCAFMVSTHIIEVGQELGKRCDNVTFEYLPTVMKGKLPTYTYKLEPGITSDKHGMIIINNEKIIEIIKGEVAS; encoded by the coding sequence ATGAGTTTTGAGACAGATAAACAGACCCTGGACGATCTGAATCTTCTGGGGAAATACAAGAATAATTCCGTTTACAGTTTGTACGTCGGGACGGTCACCCGGGGTGGTGAGCGGAAGATGGAGGATATGTTTCTGCACCCGTTGACGGATGCGAAATCTATCAACGAGCGGTCTGCTGTATTCCGTTATTTTAGAGACCATGATTTTGGCTTTCCTTTCGGGAAAGACGAGTTTGATGTCGTGGAACAATATATTGCCGGGGCTAGCGGGAAACGAGCTTTTATGAATATGCTGCAAGTTTTGCGAGCAAAAGCGATGTTTTATATCAGCCATGATCCTGAATTCGGGATTATCCGGGATCGTATCGTGACATCGATTGAATTTTTCCGGAAGGCCCGGACTTATTTTGACGAGTTGGGACGTGACGTGGCCGGGAATCCTTTTCAGAAGATCGCGGAACGCGGAAAGGCGTTATTGAATGATAGCCGGGTGACGAAGTTATTGGAGAATACTCGTCGGGAGAATCCCGGTTTGATGGATATGCTCTTTTTTGATCGGAATTTGCGGTGCGTCTGTCACAAGAACTTCAAGGAAATCGTCGAGTTGTTACAGGAGATTGACGTGAACGTGGTGGTAGGTAGCGTGGCTCGGGAGAAGAAGTTCTGCTTCGCGGAAGCGGCTGATGACGGGGAGATTTTGGTTGCGGTGAAAGGTTTGCACCATCCTCGTATCGATGGGGCGATTTCGAACGATCTAGAGGTTACGGCCACGAAGAACGTGTTCTTCTTGACGGGTGCTAACATGGCCGGAAAGTCCACGTTGATGAAATCTTTCGGTATTTCGGTGTACTTGGCCCACATGGGATTCCCCGTGGCAGCGACATCCATGAAGTTCCGTATTCAAGATGGTATGTACACGTCTATTAACGTGCCGGATAATATTAACTTGGGTTATAGTCACTTCTATGCTGAAGTGCTTCGTGTGAAAAAGGTTGCTATCGAGGTGAGTCGTGACAAACGCTTGGTTGTGATCTTCGACGAGTTGTTCAAGGGTACGAACGTGAAGGATGCTTTTGATGCCACGTTGGCCGTTACGGAGGCGATTGCCGAGAGAAAGAATTGTGCGTTTATGGTTTCAACCCATATTATAGAGGTGGGACAGGAACTCGGAAAACGTTGTGATAACGTGACGTTCGAGTATCTCCCGACCGTGATGAAAGGGAAGTTGCCGACATATACGTATAAGTTGGAACCGGGTATCACGAGTGATAAACACGGTATGATTATTATTAATAACGAGAAAATTATCGAGATTATTAAGGGCGAGGTGGCTTCTTAG
- a CDS encoding MutS-related protein, translating to MSFKIDKQTLDDLAIFGNNRTKSVYDIFNRTRTRGGAKILEEMFLYPLSDADQINERSDVIRYYRDIEAEFPFRGEIFDTMEFYLSNTDRRTQLMTQDNTLGRKFKNLVGTDTEYTQIHNGIVCCIELLNTLDAFLKNSKADAENKTIAELTANLRGLLGNEKWSWYVAEKGKKKLSYEQAVVYDRVLRFEERDKLMKILYYVYLLDVYMAVANVAKERGFVFAKAHPNDKNRLVMKGMFHPFLTKPVGNTITVDENSNVIFLTGANMAGKSTFMKSFGITVFLAHVGFPVPAKEMEFSVQNGMFTTINLPDNLNMGYSHFYAEVLRVKKVAQQVRQTQHLVVVFDELFRGTNVKDAYDATVAVTEAFAGIRNCTFIISTHIIEAGEVLKAKCDNINFVYLPTKMEGSKPIYTYTLAPGVTDDRHGMMIVNNEHIIEIIKNGEA from the coding sequence ATGAGCTTTAAAATAGACAAACAGACATTGGATGATTTGGCTATTTTTGGGAATAACCGAACGAAGTCTGTTTATGATATTTTCAACCGGACCCGTACGCGGGGTGGTGCGAAAATTCTTGAAGAGATGTTTTTGTATCCCCTATCGGATGCAGACCAGATTAATGAGAGAAGTGACGTGATCCGTTATTATCGTGATATTGAAGCAGAGTTCCCGTTCCGTGGAGAAATTTTTGACACGATGGAATTCTACCTGAGCAACACGGACAGGCGTACGCAGTTGATGACGCAGGATAACACGTTAGGACGAAAATTTAAGAATCTCGTTGGGACGGATACAGAGTATACTCAAATCCACAACGGGATTGTTTGTTGTATAGAGTTGTTGAATACATTGGATGCCTTTTTGAAGAATTCCAAGGCAGATGCCGAGAACAAGACGATAGCCGAGTTGACCGCTAATTTGCGGGGATTGCTCGGTAACGAGAAGTGGTCCTGGTATGTTGCCGAGAAGGGGAAGAAAAAGCTAAGTTACGAGCAGGCGGTTGTTTACGACCGGGTGTTGCGTTTCGAGGAACGGGATAAGTTGATGAAGATTTTGTATTACGTTTATTTGCTGGATGTTTACATGGCCGTGGCCAACGTGGCAAAAGAACGTGGTTTTGTTTTCGCTAAAGCTCATCCGAATGATAAAAACAGGTTGGTTATGAAGGGAATGTTCCATCCTTTCCTCACGAAGCCTGTCGGTAACACGATCACGGTGGACGAGAATAGTAACGTGATCTTTTTGACGGGAGCAAATATGGCCGGAAAGTCGACTTTTATGAAGAGTTTTGGTATCACGGTTTTCTTGGCTCATGTGGGATTCCCTGTTCCCGCGAAAGAGATGGAGTTTTCTGTTCAGAACGGGATGTTCACGACGATTAACCTACCGGATAACTTGAATATGGGATATAGCCATTTCTACGCTGAAGTTTTGCGGGTGAAGAAAGTGGCACAGCAGGTTAGACAAACCCAGCATTTGGTTGTGGTGTTTGACGAGTTGTTCCGCGGTACGAACGTGAAGGATGCTTACGATGCGACAGTTGCAGTGACGGAGGCTTTTGCAGGAATCCGGAATTGCACGTTTATCATTTCGACTCATATTATAGAGGCGGGAGAAGTACTGAAAGCAAAGTGTGATAACATTAATTTCGTTTATTTGCCGACCAAGATGGAGGGAAGTAAGCCTATTTATACTTACACGCTGGCTCCCGGTGTCACGGATGATCGTCATGGTATGATGATCGTGAATAACGAACACATTATTGAAATCATTAAAAATGGAGAAGCATGA
- a CDS encoding Gldg family protein, with protein sequence MFKMIYNIARTELQMLFYSPVAWLILVVFGVQSGMLFANQLTGLVSSQEMGYSVEGATITIFASRWGGVFTLMQNYLYFYIPLLTMSLVSKELSSGSIRLLYSSPITNTQIIVGKFFSMMIYGLIMIGILFLITLCSWAVVKDFELSMVLTGLLGLYLLICAYAAIGIFMSSLTSYQIVAAIGTFAVLMVLSMIGGWWQEYDFIRDVTYWLSMPGRSGKFIAGLICSEDVLYFVIVVCLFLSLTIIRLNSVRQKIRFVITLGRNIGVIFLACFLGYLSALPQMKLYHDATSTKINTLTPNSQDIVAKLDGGMTITTYINALDPGSSWFAAPYFLKPDMERFEQYLRFKPDMKLKYVYYYDTTANPMLDRRFPNATLREKMVEVCKIYGLDSNKFMAPEEIRKIIDLSGEGNTFVRQIVRDNGEKAWLRIYNDMQRFPSEREISAAFKRMVMELPKVGFVEGQGERSYSGGKDRDYSAFANDKGFRYALENQGFDVTKVVMDQQVPEDINIIVISDMREWFTPEQEANLQQYIDRGGNLFILGEPKRRDVMNKLFAKFGYEMTTGVLVKRDTNLQADVILSYPTAEADSIAYDFGIMRHRHMVITTPSTAGLEQIADKGYTVTNMFTTDTLGVWNELETTDFIDDTIRLNPAIGEVEKIYNTVVALSKKVGNKEQKIILTGDADCISNGEFGRRVPGVRTANFSLITGAFFWMSDNEVPIDVRRPALPDDKVYVEKTGSKVIKWSFMIVLPLLLAGIGIFLWIRRKGR encoded by the coding sequence ATGTTTAAAATGATATATAATATAGCGAGGACGGAATTACAAATGTTGTTCTATTCTCCTGTGGCATGGCTAATTTTAGTCGTATTTGGGGTTCAATCGGGAATGCTTTTTGCTAACCAGTTGACCGGTCTCGTGAGTTCCCAAGAAATGGGGTATAGTGTTGAGGGAGCTACAATTACTATTTTTGCCAGCAGATGGGGTGGAGTTTTCACCTTGATGCAAAATTATTTGTATTTCTATATTCCTTTGTTGACCATGAGTTTGGTGAGCAAGGAGTTGAGTAGTGGATCTATCCGTTTGTTGTATTCTTCTCCGATCACGAATACCCAGATTATCGTGGGAAAATTCTTCTCCATGATGATTTACGGTCTTATCATGATTGGAATCTTATTCTTGATTACTCTTTGTAGCTGGGCTGTCGTTAAAGATTTTGAATTATCGATGGTTTTAACCGGATTGTTGGGATTGTACCTGTTGATCTGTGCTTACGCGGCTATCGGTATTTTCATGTCCAGTTTGACTTCTTACCAGATCGTGGCGGCTATTGGAACGTTTGCCGTGTTGATGGTATTGAGCATGATTGGCGGATGGTGGCAGGAATATGATTTTATTCGCGACGTGACTTATTGGTTGTCCATGCCCGGTCGAAGTGGGAAGTTTATTGCCGGATTGATTTGTAGCGAGGATGTTCTTTATTTTGTTATCGTGGTTTGTCTTTTCTTGTCATTAACGATTATTCGTTTGAATTCGGTTCGTCAGAAAATCCGTTTCGTGATTACTTTAGGAAGAAATATCGGTGTTATTTTCTTGGCTTGCTTCTTGGGTTATTTGTCTGCCCTTCCGCAAATGAAGCTCTATCACGATGCGACGTCAACGAAAATTAACACGTTGACCCCGAATAGCCAGGATATCGTGGCGAAATTGGATGGCGGTATGACAATAACGACCTATATTAATGCACTTGACCCAGGGTCATCTTGGTTTGCAGCTCCTTATTTCTTGAAACCGGATATGGAGCGTTTCGAGCAATATTTGCGTTTCAAACCGGACATGAAGTTAAAATACGTGTATTATTATGATACTACGGCGAACCCCATGTTGGACAGAAGATTCCCGAATGCAACACTTCGCGAGAAGATGGTCGAGGTTTGTAAGATCTACGGTTTGGATTCCAACAAGTTCATGGCTCCAGAAGAGATTCGGAAAATCATAGATTTGTCAGGAGAGGGTAACACGTTCGTGCGTCAGATTGTTCGCGATAACGGCGAAAAAGCATGGTTGAGAATATATAATGACATGCAACGTTTCCCGAGTGAAAGAGAGATTTCTGCCGCTTTCAAACGGATGGTAATGGAGCTTCCGAAAGTCGGATTCGTAGAAGGACAGGGTGAACGCAGTTATTCAGGTGGTAAAGACCGCGATTATAGTGCTTTTGCTAATGACAAGGGTTTCCGTTATGCTTTGGAAAATCAAGGATTTGATGTTACGAAAGTTGTGATGGATCAGCAAGTGCCGGAGGATATTAATATTATCGTGATCTCTGATATGCGTGAGTGGTTTACTCCGGAGCAGGAAGCTAACTTACAACAATATATTGATCGGGGAGGTAATTTGTTCATCTTGGGAGAACCGAAACGTAGAGATGTAATGAACAAGTTGTTTGCCAAGTTTGGTTATGAGATGACAACAGGCGTGCTGGTGAAGAGAGACACAAACTTGCAGGCTGATGTGATCCTTTCTTACCCGACGGCAGAGGCTGATAGTATTGCTTATGATTTTGGTATAATGCGTCATCGTCATATGGTTATCACGACACCTAGCACTGCCGGGTTAGAACAAATCGCAGACAAGGGGTACACGGTGACGAATATGTTCACGACTGACACGCTTGGTGTTTGGAATGAATTGGAAACGACAGATTTCATTGATGATACGATACGTTTGAACCCAGCTATCGGTGAAGTAGAGAAAATCTACAATACCGTGGTTGCGTTGTCTAAAAAAGTGGGGAATAAGGAACAGAAGATTATTCTGACCGGAGATGCGGATTGTATCAGCAACGGGGAATTCGGACGAAGAGTTCCAGGTGTTCGGACTGCAAACTTCTCGTTGATTACCGGAGCTTTCTTCTGGATGTCGGATAACGAAGTGCCTATTGATGTAAGACGTCCTGCTCTCCCGGATGATAAGGTGTACGTGGAAAAAACCGGAAGCAAGGTGATTAAATGGTCGTTCATGATCGTGTTGCCTCTATTACTGGCAGGAATAGGTATCTTCTTGTGGATTCGTAGAAAAGGAAGATAA
- a CDS encoding ABC transporter ATP-binding protein, giving the protein MEEPVVKVEHLSHRYSIQWAVRDISFEIPRGGIYGLLGSNGAGKSTTMNIISGVIKQTEGQVFINGIDARKRPVDAKRHIGFLPQKPPLYGDLTVEEYLIHCARLRWVADKDLLPAVDEVLAKCGITHFRKRLIKNLSGGYQQRVGIAQAIVHKPDLVIFDEPTNGLDPNQIMEIRHLIHDIAKDRTVILSTHILTEVQAVCDHILMIEEGKLVFMGTVDEFDNYIIPNSLYVSMIDPPVADELAKIEGVLGVEELGNRNFRLRFTEAQEVIDQIVKLSAANNWRLSEVRVEKSSLDNIFAELSKKAH; this is encoded by the coding sequence ATGGAAGAGCCAGTTGTAAAAGTCGAACATTTGTCACATCGTTACAGCATCCAATGGGCCGTAAGAGACATTAGCTTCGAGATTCCCCGGGGGGGGATATACGGGTTGCTAGGGTCTAACGGGGCCGGAAAGTCAACCACGATGAATATTATTAGTGGAGTCATTAAACAAACTGAAGGGCAGGTTTTTATTAATGGTATTGATGCCCGTAAAAGACCGGTTGATGCGAAACGTCACATCGGTTTTCTACCGCAGAAACCACCTTTGTATGGTGATTTAACGGTGGAAGAGTATTTGATTCACTGTGCAAGATTGCGTTGGGTGGCAGACAAGGATCTTCTCCCGGCGGTGGATGAAGTACTGGCAAAATGTGGAATTACTCATTTCCGCAAACGCTTGATCAAGAATCTATCCGGTGGTTATCAGCAACGTGTTGGTATTGCTCAGGCCATTGTTCATAAACCTGATCTAGTTATCTTTGACGAGCCGACAAACGGTTTGGACCCGAACCAGATTATGGAAATCCGTCACTTGATCCATGATATTGCCAAGGATCGTACCGTGATTCTTTCTACCCATATTTTGACTGAAGTGCAGGCTGTGTGTGATCATATCCTGATGATCGAGGAAGGTAAGCTGGTGTTTATGGGAACCGTAGATGAATTTGATAATTACATTATCCCGAATTCTCTCTATGTTTCAATGATAGACCCGCCCGTTGCCGATGAGTTGGCGAAGATAGAGGGTGTTCTTGGCGTGGAAGAGTTAGGAAACCGGAATTTCCGTCTTCGTTTCACCGAGGCACAGGAGGTTATTGACCAAATCGTGAAACTAAGCGCCGCTAACAATTGGCGTTTGTCAGAGGTTCGGGTGGAGAAGAGTTCCCTCGATAATATATTCGCAGAATTATCTAAGAAAGCACATTAA
- a CDS encoding M23 family metallopeptidase, protein MKKTKWIWIWAAIGFILGIVIFWPSNKGNKEAILEANAVEEVVDTTEQQQVHYKYGIPDENFLIEEGTVGKNENLSSILSKYKVSPAKIHEISQRCKDIFDVRSIRRGQNYTLFLDQDSLRTPEFFIYEKNALEYVVIDFKETADVYVGKKNIVTKEKMAHIIITSNLWNAMVDAQADPMLAVTLSDIYAWSIDFYGIAKGDSVRVLYEQSYVEDKPLRDFNVKAAIFTNSGKDFYAIPFEQNEKLSYFDEEGNSLQKTFLKAPLRYSRISSGFSNNRFHPVLKRYRAHHGVDYAAPTGTEVQTIGDGVVVKKAYQANGGGNYVTIKHNSVYTTTYMHLSKFAKGIQPGKRVKQGDVIGYVGSTGLATGPHLDFRVYKNGSPINPLKMSSPPKEPISPENMPRFIQTRDSLVKILKQPL, encoded by the coding sequence ATGAAAAAAACGAAATGGATTTGGATCTGGGCTGCCATAGGGTTTATATTGGGCATTGTTATTTTTTGGCCTAGCAACAAAGGAAACAAAGAGGCCATATTAGAGGCTAACGCGGTAGAGGAAGTTGTTGATACCACCGAACAACAACAGGTTCATTATAAATACGGTATCCCGGATGAAAATTTTCTTATAGAAGAAGGCACCGTGGGGAAAAATGAAAATCTTTCCTCAATCCTATCCAAATACAAGGTATCACCGGCAAAGATTCACGAAATCTCTCAACGCTGCAAAGACATTTTTGACGTACGAAGCATCAGACGAGGTCAAAACTACACGCTTTTCCTAGACCAAGACAGCCTTCGTACCCCGGAATTCTTCATTTACGAAAAAAATGCCTTGGAATACGTCGTTATCGACTTTAAAGAAACGGCAGATGTTTACGTGGGGAAAAAAAACATCGTGACCAAAGAAAAAATGGCCCATATTATCATCACCTCCAACCTGTGGAATGCGATGGTTGATGCCCAAGCCGACCCCATGCTGGCCGTCACACTATCCGATATCTACGCGTGGAGCATCGACTTCTACGGCATAGCCAAAGGTGATTCCGTGAGAGTCCTTTACGAACAGTCGTACGTGGAAGACAAACCGCTACGAGACTTCAACGTGAAAGCAGCCATTTTCACCAACTCCGGCAAAGACTTCTACGCCATTCCTTTTGAACAAAACGAAAAATTATCCTATTTTGATGAAGAAGGGAACAGCCTTCAAAAAACCTTTTTAAAGGCCCCGTTAAGATACTCTCGTATTTCTTCAGGATTCTCCAACAATCGATTCCATCCGGTACTGAAAAGATACAGGGCACATCATGGTGTAGACTATGCAGCCCCGACAGGCACGGAAGTACAAACCATCGGCGATGGCGTTGTCGTGAAAAAAGCCTATCAAGCCAACGGGGGTGGAAACTACGTAACAATCAAACACAACAGCGTGTACACCACAACCTACATGCACCTCTCTAAATTTGCCAAGGGCATCCAACCCGGCAAACGGGTAAAACAAGGGGATGTCATCGGCTATGTCGGCAGTACTGGATTGGCAACAGGTCCCCACTTGGATTTCCGAGTATATAAAAATGGATCTCCCATCAACCCGTTAAAAATGAGTTCACCCCCCAAGGAACCCATCTCACCGGAAAACATGCCTCGTTTCATTCAAACGAGAGACTCACTCGTGAAGATCTTAAAACAACCCTTATAA
- a CDS encoding toxin-antitoxin system YwqK family antitoxin, which yields MKKSRKRKIIVISGVCMMVGLIVWFGIFRRAGKFDTLQAVPADAVFKVNIVSVNSVYERLHRNFIWRSLKNYPYFEEYQSNLQYADSLANAYPKLEKILTDRPVTISCHQVGLNKYDFLYVCDLGKLNVIQVFEALLLGLVQDDEIKIKTIKDLNGEIREVHWGNGRFFFAIRDNLLIGSLSHALVARSLARCKASKEEQEEVVSGDIMLDLDHRQLGRWVASVMEESAVADEFSLLRNTRLMMQLNDKSLRFVGETRPDPNKYSLLDVVSFLEGGSSNLETIAGENTAAYVSFCFPSFKDAENLLLENYKVNRLQSYTEMKKSLDRLNKFLDMDVLEVFTSWVGGEVAIIKPRLENDQKADHIVLAIRAEDIHLAEDQMAYLAEQIQWRTPIRERAMEFNGHTIHYFRLKGFFQLFFGGIFERFERPYYTFLGDYVVFSNSPSTLAEMIKEYVLGNTLANNEKHTRLKGQLGSRKNVFGYMQTPNTYEFLYDAFKADTRESLEKNKGAFLSFETIGFSLSKEGGVFETQIIANYNDKAPEEYKMRELNRQFENQINKIEAGFYYPVIPDSIAVSGQEYYEYKSEQAIFKGALKDGEPDGVWCVFNVAGKLLGQFPYGNGKIDGVAPFFYENGDLLAQVTYKNGLIAGYKEFFPDGTLRTEIAYRKGVRHGTAKFYYNTGHLLCEGRYKNGRQAGKWRYYKVTGEKRDDLLIYD from the coding sequence ATGAAGAAAAGTAGGAAAAGGAAGATAATTGTTATTTCGGGGGTATGCATGATGGTCGGACTGATCGTGTGGTTCGGGATTTTCCGAAGGGCAGGGAAGTTTGATACTTTGCAGGCAGTACCCGCGGATGCGGTCTTTAAGGTGAATATTGTATCCGTGAATAGCGTGTATGAACGGTTGCACCGGAATTTTATTTGGAGGTCGTTGAAGAATTATCCCTATTTCGAGGAGTATCAATCAAATTTGCAGTACGCGGATTCCTTGGCGAATGCCTACCCTAAATTGGAAAAGATATTAACTGATCGCCCGGTTACCATTTCGTGTCATCAGGTGGGGTTGAATAAATACGATTTCTTGTATGTTTGTGATTTAGGGAAGTTGAACGTGATTCAGGTGTTTGAAGCGTTGCTGTTGGGATTGGTGCAGGATGACGAGATAAAAATAAAGACGATCAAGGACCTGAACGGGGAGATTCGGGAAGTTCATTGGGGGAACGGGCGTTTCTTTTTTGCGATTCGGGATAATCTGCTGATAGGTTCGTTGTCTCACGCATTGGTTGCCCGTTCTCTGGCCCGGTGCAAGGCGAGTAAGGAGGAGCAGGAGGAGGTGGTTTCGGGGGATATAATGCTTGATCTTGATCATCGACAGTTGGGAAGGTGGGTTGCTTCGGTCATGGAGGAGTCAGCGGTAGCGGATGAGTTTTCGTTGTTGAGGAATACCCGTTTGATGATGCAATTAAATGATAAATCTCTTCGTTTTGTCGGGGAAACGAGGCCTGATCCGAATAAATACTCTTTGTTGGACGTGGTGAGTTTTCTGGAAGGAGGTTCTTCTAACTTAGAGACGATCGCTGGTGAAAATACGGCAGCTTATGTCTCTTTTTGTTTCCCTTCTTTTAAGGACGCGGAAAATCTGTTGTTGGAGAATTATAAGGTGAATCGTCTGCAATCTTATACAGAGATGAAGAAATCGCTGGATCGGTTGAATAAATTTCTGGATATGGACGTGCTGGAGGTGTTCACATCTTGGGTTGGCGGTGAGGTGGCAATTATCAAACCCCGTTTGGAGAATGATCAAAAAGCGGATCATATTGTTCTGGCGATACGCGCAGAGGATATCCATCTGGCCGAGGATCAAATGGCTTATCTGGCCGAACAGATTCAATGGAGGACTCCTATCCGGGAGAGGGCGATGGAGTTTAACGGGCACACGATTCATTATTTCCGTTTAAAAGGTTTTTTCCAGCTTTTTTTCGGGGGGATATTCGAACGATTTGAACGGCCTTATTATACATTCTTGGGTGATTATGTCGTTTTTAGTAATTCTCCATCCACTTTGGCCGAGATGATTAAAGAGTATGTGCTGGGAAACACGTTGGCGAATAACGAGAAGCATACGCGTTTGAAAGGGCAGTTGGGAAGTCGGAAAAACGTGTTTGGTTACATGCAGACCCCCAATACATACGAGTTTTTATATGATGCTTTCAAGGCAGATACCCGGGAGAGTTTGGAGAAGAACAAGGGGGCGTTTCTGAGTTTTGAAACGATCGGTTTCTCGTTGTCGAAGGAGGGGGGAGTTTTTGAGACACAGATTATAGCAAATTATAATGATAAGGCTCCTGAGGAGTACAAGATGCGGGAGTTAAATCGTCAGTTTGAGAACCAGATAAACAAGATCGAGGCTGGTTTTTATTATCCCGTGATTCCCGATAGCATCGCGGTGAGTGGGCAGGAGTATTACGAGTATAAGTCGGAACAGGCGATCTTCAAGGGAGCCCTGAAGGATGGGGAGCCGGATGGCGTGTGGTGCGTGTTTAATGTTGCGGGAAAGTTGCTTGGACAATTCCCGTATGGCAACGGAAAGATTGACGGGGTTGCTCCGTTCTTCTACGAGAATGGGGATTTATTGGCTCAAGTGACTTATAAGAACGGGCTGATTGCGGGATATAAGGAGTTTTTTCCGGATGGTACGCTCCGTACGGAGATCGCGTATCGGAAAGGTGTACGACATGGTACGGCAAAGTTTTATTACAATACCGGCCACTTGCTCTGTGAAGGACGTTACAAGAACGGGCGACAGGCTGGGAAATGGCGGTATTATAAGGTAACAGGGGAAAAAAGGGACGATCTCTTAATTTATGATTGA
- a CDS encoding chromate transporter — translation MASYWQIFISFFKIGSFTLGGGYAMIPLIQQEVVNKKGWLKESEFVEMMAIAQSAPGPIALNTAIFVGYKARGVKGVIFSSLGTILPSFIVILLIAIIFTDFKNNPGVERVFKGIRPAVVALIAAPLYKMGKSAGVTRKTVIFPVIAVLLVWQLNLSPIYIIIAAILGGLLYGKITHKL, via the coding sequence ATGGCTTCATACTGGCAAATATTTATCTCATTTTTCAAGATCGGTTCTTTCACGCTGGGAGGTGGTTACGCGATGATACCACTCATCCAACAGGAAGTAGTGAATAAAAAAGGTTGGCTAAAAGAGAGCGAATTCGTGGAGATGATGGCAATAGCCCAATCTGCCCCCGGACCGATAGCCTTGAATACGGCCATTTTCGTGGGCTACAAAGCACGAGGAGTCAAAGGGGTTATTTTTTCCAGCCTCGGAACCATCCTCCCCTCCTTCATCGTGATCCTGCTGATCGCCATTATTTTCACGGATTTCAAAAACAATCCCGGAGTAGAACGAGTATTCAAAGGCATTCGCCCGGCAGTGGTGGCACTCATTGCCGCCCCTTTATACAAAATGGGCAAATCGGCAGGAGTCACCCGCAAAACGGTCATCTTCCCGGTCATTGCCGTCCTCCTTGTTTGGCAACTCAACCTCTCCCCGATATACATCATCATCGCCGCCATCCTCGGTGGCCTCCTTTACGGCAAAATCACCCACAAACTCTAA
- a CDS encoding chromate transporter, translating into MSELDLYISLFITFFKIGLFGFGGGYAMLSLIQHDVVETHNWISVADFTDIVAISQSTPGPIAFNTATYIGYTATGSIWGSAICTIAVSLPSLIIMVMISKFFFMFRDNKYVEMAMQGLKITVLGLIGAAALLLMNKQNFVDYKSYVIFAIAFIATFKFKMDPILMIIAAGIVGYILY; encoded by the coding sequence ATGTCAGAACTTGATCTCTATATCAGCCTCTTTATCACCTTCTTCAAAATCGGCCTATTCGGTTTTGGAGGTGGTTACGCCATGCTCTCGTTAATACAGCATGACGTCGTGGAAACTCATAACTGGATCAGCGTGGCCGACTTCACGGACATCGTGGCCATCTCGCAAAGTACGCCCGGCCCCATCGCCTTCAACACCGCTACTTACATCGGTTATACGGCAACAGGCAGCATTTGGGGATCAGCCATCTGCACGATCGCTGTCAGCCTTCCCTCCTTAATCATCATGGTCATGATTTCCAAATTCTTTTTCATGTTCCGTGACAACAAATACGTGGAAATGGCCATGCAAGGATTAAAAATCACCGTTTTAGGACTTATCGGGGCTGCAGCATTGTTATTGATGAACAAACAAAACTTCGTGGACTACAAAAGCTATGTCATCTTCGCCATAGCCTTCATCGCCACCTTCAAATTCAAAATGGACCCGATTCTGATGATCATTGCAGCGGGAATTGTTGGGTACATTCTTTATTAG
- the trxA gene encoding thioredoxin, with translation MAIAVNDSNFEEVVLKAEVPVLVDFWAEWCGPCKMMLPIVEEISKEFEGKLVVAKVNVDEGSAAAKYGIRNIPTILFFKNGEVADKQVGAVPKTTLVSKINALL, from the coding sequence ATGGCTATTGCAGTTAATGATTCAAATTTCGAGGAAGTTGTGCTCAAAGCAGAAGTTCCTGTTCTTGTAGATTTCTGGGCAGAATGGTGTGGACCATGTAAAATGATGTTACCCATCGTGGAAGAGATCTCTAAAGAGTTCGAAGGTAAATTAGTGGTTGCTAAAGTGAACGTAGATGAAGGTTCTGCTGCCGCTAAATATGGTATTCGTAACATCCCGACAATTCTTTTCTTTAAGAATGGCGAGGTGGCTGACAAACAAGTCGGTGCAGTACCTAAGACGACGTTGGTTTCTAAAATCAATGCACTGCTTTAA